Proteins from one Camelina sativa cultivar DH55 chromosome 8, Cs, whole genome shotgun sequence genomic window:
- the LOC104706336 gene encoding 26S protease regulatory subunit 8 homolog A, translating to MAAVGVDTRRPELAMEETCNVKGAAAKQGEGLKQYYLQHIHELQRQLRQKTNNLNRLEAQRNELNSRVRMLREELQLLQEPGSYVGEVVKVMGKNKVLVKVHPEGKYVVDIDKSIDITKITPSTRVALRNDSYVLHLVLPSKVDPLVNLMKVEKVPDSTYDMIGGLDQQIKEIKEVIELPIKHPELFESLGIAQPKGVLLYGPPGTGKTLLARAVAHHTDCTFIRVSGSELVQKYIGEGSRMVRELFVMAREHAPSIIFMDEIDSIGSARMESGSGNGDSEVQRTMLELLNQLDGFEASNKIKVLMATNRIDILDQALLRPGRIDRKIEFPNPNGESRFDILKIHSRKMNLMRGIDLKKIAEKMNGASGAELKAVCTEAGMFALRERRVHVTQEDFEMAVAKVMKKDTEKNMSLRKLWK from the exons ATGGCTGCCGTAGGTGTAGATACGAGGCGTCCTGAGTTAGCCATGGAAGAAACCTGCAACGTCAAGGGAGCCGCTGCAAAACAAGGTGAAGGGCTTAAGCAGTACTATCTTCAGCACATCCATGAGCTTCAGCGCCAGCTCCGTCAGAAGACTAACAATCTCAATCGCCTTGAAGCTCAGAGGAATGAGCTTAATTCTCGAG TACGAATGCTCAGAGAAGAGTTGCAGCTGCTTCAAGAACCTGGGTCCTATGTGGGCGAAGTAGTTAAAGTGATGGGAAAAAACAAGGTCTTGGTTAAG GTTCATCCAGAGGGGAAGTATGTTGTTGATATTGACAAAAGTATAGACATAACGAAAATCACCCCATCAACCAGAGTTGCTCTCCGTAATGATAGCTATGTTCTCCACCTAGTCCTGCCAAGTAAAGTAGATCCTCTGGTTAACCTTATGAAAGTTGAGAAGGTTCCAGACTCCACTTATGACATGATTGGTGGTCTTGACCAGCAAATTAAGGAAATTAAGGAG GTCATTGAGCTGCCAATCAAGCATCCTGAATTGTTTGAGTCTCTTGGAATTGCGCAGCCAAAG GGTGTGTTGTTATATGGTCCACCTGGAACTGGAAAGACACTTTTGGCTCGGGCTGTTGCACATCACACTGACTGTACGTTCATCAGAGTTTCTGGTTCTGAGCTGGTCCAGAAATACATTGGAGAAGGTTCTAGAATGGTCAGAGAACTCTTTGTAATGGCAAG GGAGCATGCACCATCAATCATCTTCATGGATGAAATTGATAGTATTGGGTCTGCTCGTATGGAATCTGGAAGTGGAAATGGTGACAGTGAAGTGCAAAGAACTATGCTTGAGCTTCTCAATCAACTTGACGGATTCGAAGcgtcaaacaaaatcaag GTTTTGATGGCGACAAATCGTATTGATATTCTGGACCAAGCTCTTCTCAGGCCTGGAAGGATTGATAGGAAAATTGAATTCCCTAATCCTAATGGAGAG TCACGTTTTGATATCTTGAAGATACACTCGAGAAAAATGAATTTGATGCGTGGAATCGATCTGAAAAAGATTGCAGAGAAGATGAATGGAGCTTCAGGTGCTGAGCTGAAG GCTGTGTGCACAGAGGCGGGCATGTTTGCGCTGCGGGAGAGGAGAGTTCACGTGACACAGGAAGACTTTGAGATGGCTGTAGCGAAGGTGATGAAGAAAGACACAGAGAAGAACATGTCTCTGCGTAAGCTCTGGAAGTAG